A region of the Acidobacteriota bacterium genome:
TCCCGGATGCCCCAGCGTCGTGACAAACACCCGCGCGCGTGATTTGTTGTGCCACGTCCAGGCGACCGGGTTGTCAACGGCAGGGCGCGTGTCCGCCCGCTCCGGATTAACCGTCCTCCCCATCAACAACACCGTCGCATCCTTGGGCGGATAATTCGGCAATATCTGATAGAGCCACGACGGCACGTGGAATTGCTGCTCAACGCCGGTCAGGATGGGATGTTGCGCTTGCGCTGTCACCACGCTGACGTCGGTGCTGGACGTGTGGCCGTAGTGGAAATGCTGGCCGCCCCAACCCGGCGGGCCGCCCAGATAATCGGGGGCAAACGTATTCCAAATTTCCGCCGGATGACCCTTGGGATAGTTGAAGGCATGCGTCGTCGTGCGGAACGCCACCAGCGGTTTGCCGGAGTTGAGATACTTTTGGATGTGCGCCAACTGCTCGGGCGGCAAGCGGCGCCAGCGCAAAAAGAAGACGGCGAGGTCGGCGTCTTGCAACGCTTCCAAGCCGGGAATGTTCTCTTCGGCGTTTTCATCCGGCGCGGATTTCAGCACCGTCGCGCGCATACCGTAGCGTTGTTCGAGCGCTTTGGCGAGCAGCGGAAACGTGTCTTCCGAACCGTATTCGTGATCGCCGCTGACAAAGACGACGAGTGGCGGCTTGCGCCATTTCGTCTGCGCGAGGTCGCTTGTTGTGAGCAACATTGCGGCGAACAAAAGGAGGAGGAGGAATTGGCGAGTCATAGCTGTTCGTGAGTGAGTGGGAGTTGGTTCGGATAGCAGACGCCTTACCTTGTGGTGGCGAATTGATTCGCAACTACAAGGTAAGGCGCGCTCTGCGCCGTTATGATTGCGGGCGGAAATAAAGCACTAAGCTGGCACCCGCCACGACGAGCAGGAAGCCCACATAAAGCAGCGGATTGATCGCGCTTTTCGGCGGATGCAGCGCCATCGAGACAAATACATTGATGACCGGCGCACCGCCAAACACCAGCGGCATCACATAGGTCGGCAGGCCGCCATTTTTGAACGCCCAGATAATGGCTGCCGCGCCAAGCGCGCCCAGTGCGCCTGCGGCTGTCGCCATAATCATGCCATTCGTGGTAAAGCCCTGCATCTTCAACTGCCCTTGCGACGCCAGCGCGATGACTGGGACGATCACGCCGATTAGAAAGTAAGCCAAGCCGACGCATAACAACGCGCGCAGCCCGCGAAACTGAGCGTCGCCTAGAGCCATCTGTCCTTGATGCAACATGGCGCCGTAAATGCCCCACGAGAGTGCGGCGGCGAGGGCGAAGACAATCCAAAGCATAGATTTACTTTTCTCCTTACTGGTCATTGATGATCCTGTCTGCTAGCTGACTTGGGTTATTTGTTTGGTGCTGCATTACTGCTTGCAGTGTGTTTCGAATTGGCAAAACAAAAGAGAGTCGCGTGCGTGCGCACATAAAGCTTATCATCGGCAAACGCGGGTGTCGCGTGACAGGGCTCGCCTAGATCATTGACGGCTAAAATCTCCCACGCGCTGCCCGCTTTCACAACGGTCAGCTTGCCTTCTTCGCTCAACGCGAACAGCTTGCCGTCTGCCGCAACGGGCGACGCATAATAATCACCCAGCGCGCCCGTCAGCCTTCCTTGCTTGAGTAATTTGCCCGTTGCTGGATCGAGTGCTGACAAAATGCCGCCTTCTTTCATCAGGTAAAACACGTCCTGATAGAGCAGCGGCGACGGCGCATTCGGTAGCGCCTTTTCATAACGCCAGAGCAAATTGCCGGTCAGGTCGCCGCGCAGGTCGGCTTGCGGATCGAGTTTGAACGCGAGCGCGCCGTTGACCACAGTTTTGCGCTCTTGATAAGCGCGCCAGTCACGTTCGCCCAATGCGCCATCGCGGTCAAGATCGTAATCCGCCCAGGCCCGCGCGATGCGTTGATCGGTCATTTCGGCGCGCGCAATCTTGCCGTCCTGATTGGCGTCGAATTTTTTCAGCGCTTCGGCAAACGGCGGAATCACTTCCTGTTCGCCGGGATCAGCGCCGCCCGCCCAGCCCAGCACGTATAGCCGATCTTTGCCCAGCACCGGCGTAGGTTTGAGTTGCCAAGTCAACCCGCGCACCCACCAAACCTCTTTACCGCTGGCTACGTCATAGGCCGTCAGTTTCAACGAACCGGCGACCAGCACTTGCAACGGCGCTTTGGCGGGCTTGAACAGAATGGGCGTCGCAAAACCGCGCGTCGCTTCGGGCCGTTCGACGCGCCATTTGAGTTTGCCGGTCAGTTTGTCCACGGCAATAAAAAACGAATCCGATTCGGAATCGCA
Encoded here:
- a CDS encoding ThuA domain-containing protein, with product MTRQFLLLLLFAAMLLTTSDLAQTKWRKPPLVVFVSGDHEYGSEDTFPLLAKALEQRYGMRATVLKSAPDENAEENIPGLEALQDADLAVFFLRWRRLPPEQLAHIQKYLNSGKPLVAFRTTTHAFNYPKGHPAEIWNTFAPDYLGGPPGWGGQHFHYGHTSSTDVSVVTAQAQHPILTGVEQQFHVPSWLYQILPNYPPKDATVLLMGRTVNPERADTRPAVDNPVAWTWHNKSRARVFVTTLGHPGDFQVEAFQRLVINGIHWALNTPVPKKWAGKLDINVAYHGIRSTK
- a CDS encoding PQQ-binding-like beta-propeller repeat protein, translating into MALVVCLFAPPLQAQNWPQFRGPNGAGVGEAKDLPVEFSPTKNVVWKTPLPAGHSSPVLTKEHIFVTAYDASKLYVIALNRADGKILWQREVPKPRKQALHKSNSPASPSVVTDGRNVYAFFTDFGLIAFTTNGEEKWRLPLGPFNNPFGMGASPILADDTLLLNCDSESDSFFIAVDKLTGKLKWRVERPEATRGFATPILFKPAKAPLQVLVAGSLKLTAYDVASGKEVWWVRGLTWQLKPTPVLGKDRLYVLGWAGGADPGEQEVIPPFAEALKKFDANQDGKIARAEMTDQRIARAWADYDLDRDGALGERDWRAYQERKTVVNGALAFKLDPQADLRGDLTGNLLWRYEKALPNAPSPLLYQDVFYLMKEGGILSALDPATGKLLKQGRLTGALGDYYASPVAADGKLFALSEEGKLTVVKAGSAWEILAVNDLGEPCHATPAFADDKLYVRTHATLFCFANSKHTASSNAAPNK